In Edaphobacter paludis, a single window of DNA contains:
- a CDS encoding multiheme c-type cytochrome: MFQATRQPSNSPLLTHHERLSFSEPGYHYVLSRQPNETNFLVTDATQTISAPVGWAFGSGEVAQTYVVKHDNQYLESRLTYYTSLMALGITTGHSATTPGNIEEALGDPIDADVLPRCFGCHTTGSTTSGKFDPDHATLGLTCEACHGPGEKHVTAMDNGLSEPAEGTIFSAKNLSPMDSVDFCGACHRTSADVAMLPSINRGITNLRFQPYRLQRSLCWGEKGDPRITCVACHNPHQPLVRNLAAYDDKCLKCHANTGESPSSTQVAGCTVGKSGCASCHMPKYEIPAVHAMFTDHYIRIVRPGSGFQP; the protein is encoded by the coding sequence ATGTTTCAAGCCACGAGACAGCCATCGAACTCACCTTTGCTCACTCATCACGAACGACTTTCCTTCTCCGAGCCGGGCTACCACTACGTTCTGTCTCGCCAGCCGAACGAGACCAACTTTCTGGTTACAGATGCCACCCAGACAATATCGGCGCCAGTTGGCTGGGCGTTTGGGTCAGGTGAAGTAGCACAAACCTACGTGGTAAAGCACGATAACCAATACCTCGAGAGTCGGCTCACTTACTATACGAGCCTGATGGCGCTCGGAATCACGACCGGCCACTCCGCAACAACTCCAGGCAACATCGAGGAAGCACTTGGTGACCCCATTGATGCAGATGTGTTGCCACGATGCTTTGGGTGTCATACAACCGGATCCACTACATCAGGAAAATTCGATCCCGATCACGCAACTCTTGGGCTTACCTGTGAGGCTTGTCACGGGCCGGGCGAAAAGCATGTGACGGCCATGGACAATGGCCTGTCGGAACCAGCAGAAGGAACCATTTTCAGCGCAAAGAATTTGTCGCCGATGGATTCGGTTGATTTCTGTGGCGCCTGTCATCGAACCTCCGCCGATGTCGCAATGCTCCCATCCATCAACAGGGGAATTACGAACCTGCGATTTCAACCGTATAGATTGCAACGTAGCCTATGTTGGGGCGAAAAGGGCGACCCGCGAATCACCTGCGTAGCGTGTCACAATCCGCACCAGCCACTGGTTCGCAACCTGGCCGCATACGACGATAAATGCCTGAAGTGCCATGCCAATACGGGGGAGTCACCGTCTTCCACCCAGGTGGCGGGCTGCACGGTAGGTAAGAGCGGCTGCGCATCATGCCACATGCCAAAGTATGAGATTCCGGCGGTCCACGCAATGTTCACAGACCACTACATTCGAATTGTGCGACCAGGTTCCGGCTTTCAACCCTAA
- a CDS encoding L-rhamnose mutarotase produces the protein MQRYGMMIHLKPEAEEAYKLHHHSVWPEILKVIRECNISNYSIFLKDGILFSYFEYHGQDFAVDMARMAADPTTREWWALVGPMQQPLASRAEGEWWATMEEVFHQD, from the coding sequence ATGCAGCGCTACGGAATGATGATTCATCTCAAGCCTGAAGCAGAAGAAGCTTATAAGCTTCATCACCATTCGGTGTGGCCTGAGATACTTAAAGTGATAAGAGAATGCAATATCTCTAATTATTCGATCTTCCTCAAAGATGGCATTCTCTTCAGCTATTTTGAATATCACGGACAAGACTTCGCAGTCGATATGGCAAGGATGGCGGCAGACCCGACAACCCGGGAGTGGTGGGCTCTTGTGGGTCCGATGCAGCAACCTCTCGCAAGCCGCGCAGAAGGTGAGTGGTGGGCCACTATGGAAGAAGTCTTCCATCAGGATTAG
- a CDS encoding carboxypeptidase regulatory-like domain-containing protein, whose product MKCIGNKALRVATLSIFAVLLLTVPMIAQLSTAALNGVVRDQTAAVVPGAKISLTAVDTSVVLTSVTNSAGEYVFTSLTPGRYTVEASAAGFSLKKVSQFVLAVGQTGTIDFALSVGSESTVVTVEAEGQQLDATSSNLGTVLATKQVNDLPTNGRNFTALLSLTPGVVPVSTGQNNGMGGGGFSAPVAEGAAFTFPAINGQTNRSNFFLTDGLNNFGSLLSTYAVPPIIDAIQEVKVVSHTDSAEYGSVLGGVVNVVSKSGTNVFHGSAWEYFRNEALDARPYFLPASSTKPTYHQNQFGGAVGGPVWIPKLYNGKDKTFFFVAYQAFRYNAASSTLLKVPTAAQLAGDESGAPQIYDPYSTTNTAPPGAPPVYVRTPFPGNQIPANRIDQRMVAYAKFVYPTAGSPIDNNGDNAIDTTPTVQTQNEFTGRIDQHLFKNDSAWFRYSMINNVVSHSGGLPGLKGENSVPARNWGGSYVHIFSPGLILQMQYARTTVQSNSTNLWSKSISDIFSTVGFTKAFAGGFAGNGGGNLLPSLGINGYASGGESINLTPKATDSHQVSGVLTKIISNHEIHFGGGFISNSFASPLSQVSQTFLAQQTASPTAPLDANGKPVATGDALSSFLLGVPDGANRRNVNEKTRPGGVMDFFLQDSWKATSRLTINGGLRYDYSFLPPYGTNDTIGQQGGIETGDMNFADGTYVLQKLPPTCASRGFAPCIPDASGQLPAHVVVDPRGKIAHNFTGNWGPRIGVSYRLGNKTVLHGGFGVVYDNWAAVSQMAQNIEGSWPDIGQLIKNGQNQPTTPGATSPTPTMTVQDPFGGGGSGLFPAATPFNQVQWFYDPNIKNAYSEQWNVGVQRQLTSSTAVTANYVGSTSHRVVVGGYYNTALTPGPGDPQARALYPYIGPTFYDRSTGTASYNAAQLQLDKRYSNGLSYSVGYTWSKSINEGGDGWFGAEGGSPVDPYHPGAYGSRSVSGTDLTHVLTENTIFQVPVGKGQRWSTGNGVADYILGNWQLNNFLTARSGLPYTPIISSDIANTGNVGWSGYEHANLVGDPQKNVPKGFGFNPSAYTSPAQYTFGTAGRNSLRSARYINMDASIFRQFPIRGERRFEFRLETFNLFNHPTMGTPNSDLNNGSSFGTINGTASTARQLQLGGKFIF is encoded by the coding sequence ATGAAATGTATTGGAAATAAAGCGCTTAGGGTTGCCACTCTATCAATATTTGCCGTTCTGCTGCTAACCGTTCCGATGATTGCACAACTTTCGACCGCTGCACTGAATGGAGTGGTTCGCGACCAGACCGCCGCCGTAGTGCCTGGCGCAAAGATCTCGCTGACCGCGGTGGATACCTCGGTGGTTCTCACCAGCGTGACTAACAGTGCCGGCGAATATGTCTTCACGAGCCTCACGCCCGGCAGGTACACGGTTGAAGCGTCCGCAGCGGGCTTCAGCCTGAAGAAAGTCTCGCAGTTCGTGCTGGCCGTCGGCCAGACAGGAACGATCGATTTTGCCTTGTCCGTCGGCTCGGAGAGCACGGTCGTTACCGTTGAGGCAGAGGGACAGCAATTGGATGCGACCAGTTCCAACCTCGGGACCGTGCTTGCGACCAAGCAGGTCAATGATCTGCCGACCAACGGCCGCAACTTCACAGCACTGCTTTCGCTTACCCCCGGCGTTGTGCCCGTCAGCACCGGCCAAAACAATGGCATGGGTGGCGGCGGATTTTCCGCGCCTGTCGCAGAGGGCGCGGCGTTCACCTTTCCCGCAATCAACGGACAGACGAACCGGAGCAACTTCTTCCTGACCGATGGTCTCAATAATTTTGGGAGCCTTCTGAGCACCTACGCAGTTCCTCCCATCATCGATGCCATTCAAGAGGTCAAAGTCGTATCCCACACTGACAGCGCAGAATATGGGTCAGTCCTAGGCGGAGTCGTCAACGTCGTCAGCAAATCCGGCACTAACGTTTTCCACGGCTCGGCTTGGGAGTACTTCCGCAATGAAGCCCTCGATGCCCGTCCATACTTCCTCCCGGCCAGCAGCACGAAGCCAACCTATCATCAGAACCAATTTGGTGGAGCGGTCGGCGGCCCCGTCTGGATTCCGAAGCTCTACAACGGGAAGGACAAGACATTTTTCTTCGTTGCCTACCAGGCTTTTCGATATAACGCCGCCAGCAGCACGCTTCTGAAGGTCCCAACGGCGGCTCAATTGGCTGGCGATGAGAGCGGCGCACCTCAGATCTACGATCCGTACTCCACCACCAATACAGCACCTCCAGGGGCGCCCCCTGTCTACGTTCGTACACCCTTCCCGGGGAATCAGATACCGGCGAACAGGATCGATCAGCGCATGGTGGCGTACGCCAAGTTCGTCTATCCCACCGCTGGTTCGCCCATCGACAACAATGGTGACAACGCTATCGATACGACCCCGACGGTGCAAACCCAGAACGAGTTTACCGGCCGAATTGACCAGCACTTGTTCAAGAATGACTCTGCGTGGTTCCGTTACAGCATGATCAACAACGTGGTCAGCCACTCAGGCGGGCTTCCCGGGTTGAAGGGCGAAAATTCTGTCCCTGCTCGTAACTGGGGAGGCAGCTACGTGCATATCTTTAGCCCGGGCCTTATTCTGCAGATGCAGTACGCTCGAACAACTGTCCAATCGAACTCCACCAATCTCTGGAGCAAGTCGATCAGCGACATCTTCTCCACAGTCGGATTTACCAAAGCGTTTGCCGGCGGTTTCGCTGGGAATGGAGGTGGAAACCTGCTTCCATCTCTGGGGATCAATGGTTATGCGAGTGGTGGCGAGAGCATCAACCTTACGCCGAAAGCCACAGATAGCCATCAGGTCAGCGGCGTACTTACCAAGATCATAAGCAATCATGAGATCCATTTCGGGGGTGGCTTCATTAGCAATTCTTTCGCCAGCCCCCTCTCGCAGGTCAGCCAGACGTTTCTGGCACAGCAGACCGCGAGCCCAACGGCACCCCTGGATGCTAACGGCAAACCAGTAGCGACAGGTGATGCGTTGTCCTCCTTTTTGCTGGGCGTTCCGGACGGGGCCAACCGTCGCAATGTAAACGAAAAGACCCGGCCGGGTGGGGTGATGGACTTCTTCCTCCAGGATTCGTGGAAGGCGACCTCCAGGCTCACCATCAATGGGGGCCTTCGTTACGACTACTCCTTCCTTCCTCCGTATGGCACTAACGACACCATCGGTCAGCAGGGCGGAATCGAGACCGGCGACATGAACTTCGCAGATGGAACCTACGTCCTGCAGAAGCTTCCACCAACCTGTGCATCCAGAGGCTTCGCACCGTGCATTCCAGACGCCAGTGGTCAGCTTCCTGCTCATGTGGTCGTCGATCCGCGCGGCAAGATCGCTCACAACTTCACGGGCAACTGGGGGCCGCGCATCGGCGTTTCCTATCGCCTCGGAAATAAAACCGTCCTCCATGGTGGATTCGGTGTCGTATATGACAACTGGGCCGCCGTCTCCCAGATGGCGCAAAATATTGAAGGGTCCTGGCCTGACATCGGCCAGTTGATTAAGAACGGCCAGAACCAGCCGACGACTCCAGGAGCGACGTCCCCCACACCGACTATGACCGTGCAGGATCCGTTTGGTGGCGGAGGAAGTGGTCTGTTCCCAGCCGCTACCCCGTTCAACCAGGTGCAGTGGTTTTACGATCCGAACATCAAGAATGCATACTCGGAACAGTGGAACGTTGGTGTACAGCGCCAACTTACCTCCTCTACCGCAGTCACGGCCAACTATGTCGGGTCCACCTCTCATCGGGTGGTTGTAGGTGGCTACTACAACACTGCACTGACTCCAGGTCCGGGCGATCCGCAGGCACGGGCTCTCTACCCCTATATCGGGCCGACTTTCTACGACCGAAGCACCGGAACTGCTTCCTACAACGCAGCGCAGCTTCAGTTGGATAAGCGCTACTCGAATGGATTGTCCTACTCCGTCGGCTATACCTGGTCCAAGTCGATCAACGAAGGCGGTGACGGATGGTTCGGTGCAGAGGGCGGCTCGCCAGTCGATCCCTACCACCCAGGCGCATACGGCAGCCGCTCTGTGTCTGGTACCGATCTCACCCACGTCCTGACCGAAAACACGATCTTCCAGGTTCCGGTTGGTAAGGGACAACGCTGGTCCACGGGCAATGGCGTGGCGGACTACATCCTTGGAAATTGGCAGCTCAACAATTTCCTCACAGCCCGGTCAGGGCTCCCCTACACTCCCATCATCAGCAGTGACATCGCTAACACTGGGAACGTTGGCTGGTCTGGATATGAACATGCCAATCTTGTAGGTGATCCTCAAAAGAATGTTCCCAAGGGCTTTGGATTCAACCCCTCGGCCTACACGTCTCCAGCGCAATATACCTTTGGCACTGCCGGTCGAAACTCGCTACGTTCCGCGCGCTATATCAACATGGACGCGTCAATCTTCCGCCAGTTCCCCATACGGGGTGAACGACGATTCGAGTTTCGGCTTGAGACGTTCAACCTCTTCAACCACCCAACAATGGGTACTCCCAATAGCGACCTGAATAATGGAAGCAGCTTTGGGACGATTAACGGGACCGCAAGTACAGCGAGGCAATTGCAACTGGGTGGAAAATTCATCTTCTAG
- a CDS encoding tetratricopeptide repeat protein — protein sequence MKTQRRARARYTQWVLCGLFATLLVLDGFGQAQKAIASVAPNLLVTVPNREGYVGSASCSRCHLGIYRQFSKTSMGRSMSRITPELLQTLHTSADLYDAKLDRHFEVHARDGKLYQSEYQTDAQGKEIFRNTQKLDWIIGAGANGLGALAERDHYLFQAPLSFYSKTGTWGPSPGYEFGDYGFNRPILAGCISCHSGRPRPVPETNGKFETPPFTQVAVGCENCHGPGAAHIHAMDSGDNSDNGSMIVNPADLSMDLANNICMSCHQTGNIRVFQEGKTYQDFRPGTPLDHVLSILMVPPDKASPPQADHLEHFYSMTLSKCYRSSGGRMGCITCHNPHVEPTQAEAPAYFNAKCMTCHTQQSCTLPNVARQRTTPADNCIGCHMPKRDVQVISHSSITNHRILARSDESFPESAFHQTTAALPDLIHLDPVPGSKEDVVPPLTLLQAYGELAATRPEYVAPYLKVLTQLEQTAPDSALVQAALGRRDLKSGKLPEAVDHLQRAVKLGSQQATVYGDLAEATTRLGQPEEGLALLQKATALDPFNPQLQRNLVARLIAMKQYTNALAAMEHYLEIFPQDSYIRKMLTLARGEPSP from the coding sequence ATGAAAACTCAACGACGCGCGCGAGCGAGGTATACCCAATGGGTCTTGTGCGGCCTGTTCGCGACCCTGCTTGTCCTGGATGGCTTCGGGCAAGCGCAGAAAGCGATCGCCAGCGTGGCTCCAAATCTATTGGTCACAGTTCCAAACCGCGAGGGCTATGTCGGATCGGCAAGTTGTTCTCGTTGCCACCTTGGGATCTACAGGCAGTTTTCCAAAACCAGCATGGGCCGCTCCATGTCTCGGATCACACCGGAATTGCTGCAGACATTGCACACCTCTGCCGACCTCTACGACGCGAAACTGGACCGGCACTTTGAAGTCCATGCCCGAGACGGAAAGCTGTACCAAAGCGAATACCAGACGGATGCACAAGGGAAGGAAATATTTCGCAACACGCAGAAGCTGGACTGGATCATAGGAGCTGGAGCCAACGGGTTAGGAGCACTGGCGGAGCGAGACCACTACCTGTTTCAGGCGCCGTTATCTTTTTATTCGAAAACCGGCACATGGGGGCCATCCCCCGGGTACGAGTTCGGAGACTACGGATTTAATCGCCCCATCCTGGCTGGATGCATCTCTTGCCACAGCGGTCGTCCCCGGCCAGTTCCCGAAACAAACGGGAAGTTTGAGACCCCGCCGTTTACTCAGGTGGCCGTTGGCTGTGAAAACTGTCACGGGCCGGGAGCTGCTCACATTCACGCAATGGATTCAGGAGACAACTCTGACAACGGAAGCATGATCGTCAATCCCGCGGACCTCAGCATGGATTTAGCGAACAACATCTGTATGTCCTGTCACCAGACCGGCAATATACGAGTATTTCAAGAGGGCAAGACATATCAGGACTTCAGGCCCGGAACACCACTGGATCATGTTCTCTCTATCCTGATGGTTCCACCCGACAAGGCATCGCCTCCGCAGGCCGATCACCTGGAACACTTCTATTCAATGACGTTGAGCAAATGCTATCGGTCCAGCGGCGGACGCATGGGATGCATCACCTGCCACAATCCTCACGTTGAGCCCACTCAGGCGGAGGCGCCAGCTTACTTCAACGCAAAGTGTATGACCTGCCACACACAACAGAGTTGCACGCTCCCCAATGTCGCACGACAACGCACGACGCCTGCAGACAATTGCATCGGGTGCCACATGCCAAAGCGCGATGTGCAAGTGATTTCGCATTCAAGCATTACCAACCACCGCATTCTGGCTCGCTCGGACGAAAGCTTTCCTGAGAGCGCCTTCCATCAGACCACGGCGGCATTGCCCGATCTGATTCATCTCGATCCCGTTCCCGGAAGCAAAGAAGATGTGGTTCCGCCGCTCACGTTATTGCAGGCCTACGGCGAACTGGCCGCCACCAGGCCGGAGTACGTTGCCCCCTATTTGAAGGTATTGACGCAACTTGAGCAGACAGCCCCGGACAGCGCCTTGGTGCAGGCCGCCCTTGGCCGTAGAGACTTGAAGAGTGGCAAATTGCCGGAGGCAGTCGATCATCTGCAGCGTGCTGTGAAGCTTGGGTCACAACAAGCTACGGTGTACGGCGATCTTGCAGAGGCAACGACCAGGCTAGGCCAGCCGGAGGAAGGCCTTGCGCTCCTGCAGAAGGCAACGGCGCTCGATCCATTCAATCCTCAACTGCAGCGAAATCTGGTGGCGCGTCTCATCGCGATGAAACAATACACAAACGCTCTTGCTGCAATGGAACACTATTTGGAGATCTTTCCTCAGGATTCCTATATTCGAAAGATGCTGACTCTCGCACGTGGAGAACCTTCACCATAA
- a CDS encoding CRTAC1 family protein: protein MIASHPLRAFFQKVLPLVPTGLLLLLCAQGLVAQSGDEIRFENRQPHSGVDFVLNNGTTSDKPIIDSIPGGVALLDYDNDGYLDIFFTNGAQIPTLAKDGPGFYNRLYHNNHDGTFTDVTDRAGLRGAGYSIGAAAADFDNDGWTDLYVTGVNRNILYHNNHDGTYTDVTEHAGVTGIGPGGKKLLAVSAAWVDYDNDGLLDLFVTNYLDWTPETSKVCGEPGKRLSCPPSLYPGEPNLLYHNNGDGTFTDVSAATGIATEIGKGMGVAIADFNGDGWMDIFVANDNQRNFLFRNRQGKGFDEVGVEAGVAYTEDGIPVSSMGVDFRDYRNDNHPGLFITALGGETFPLYRNEGSGLFSMDTYPARIGFITYKMSGWGAGIYDLNNDGFKDLFSANSHVSENADLDPQQHYRQANAIFLNLQNGTFQDVSAQAGAAMTVRAAHRGSAFGDLNNDGKIDVVVSAIGSPAELLYNTSPNTNHWLTIQTIGVKSNRDGIGTQIKLTSASGAVQYNEVTTAGSYASSSDKRVHFGLGHDKVVKEIELHWPSGTIQVLHNVKADRILKVTEGAS, encoded by the coding sequence ATGATCGCGTCCCATCCTTTGCGAGCTTTCTTCCAGAAAGTGCTCCCTTTAGTACCAACAGGCCTGCTCTTACTCCTCTGCGCTCAAGGGCTTGTCGCGCAGAGCGGGGACGAGATTCGCTTTGAAAATCGCCAGCCGCACTCAGGAGTCGATTTCGTTCTCAACAACGGGACAACCAGCGACAAACCGATCATCGACAGCATTCCGGGCGGCGTCGCACTGTTGGACTATGACAACGACGGGTATCTCGACATCTTCTTCACCAACGGAGCACAGATTCCGACGCTCGCCAAAGATGGCCCCGGCTTTTACAACCGGCTTTATCACAACAATCATGACGGCACATTCACCGATGTCACGGATCGCGCAGGCCTGCGCGGTGCCGGCTATAGCATCGGCGCGGCAGCCGCAGACTTCGACAACGATGGCTGGACGGATTTATATGTCACCGGAGTTAACCGGAACATCCTGTATCACAACAATCACGACGGCACCTATACGGATGTAACCGAACACGCCGGAGTTACCGGCATCGGCCCTGGCGGCAAGAAACTGCTTGCAGTCTCCGCAGCTTGGGTCGATTACGACAACGATGGCCTGCTCGATCTGTTCGTGACGAATTATCTGGATTGGACGCCGGAGACATCCAAGGTCTGCGGCGAACCCGGCAAGCGATTATCTTGTCCCCCCTCGCTCTATCCTGGCGAACCGAACCTGCTCTATCACAACAACGGAGACGGCACTTTCACTGACGTCTCCGCAGCGACTGGCATTGCCACTGAGATCGGCAAGGGCATGGGCGTTGCCATTGCCGATTTCAACGGCGATGGATGGATGGATATATTCGTCGCGAACGATAACCAACGAAACTTCCTGTTCCGAAATCGCCAAGGCAAAGGCTTCGACGAAGTAGGCGTAGAGGCTGGCGTGGCCTACACCGAGGATGGCATTCCGGTTTCGAGTATGGGGGTCGACTTTCGTGACTACCGTAATGACAACCATCCCGGCCTGTTCATCACGGCGCTCGGCGGTGAGACTTTTCCCCTCTATCGAAACGAGGGCAGCGGGCTCTTCAGCATGGACACGTACCCCGCAAGAATAGGGTTCATAACCTACAAGATGAGCGGTTGGGGTGCAGGCATCTACGACCTGAACAACGATGGATTCAAGGACCTCTTCAGCGCAAACTCGCATGTAAGTGAAAACGCCGATCTCGATCCGCAGCAGCATTATCGCCAGGCGAACGCCATCTTCCTCAACCTGCAAAATGGCACCTTTCAGGACGTGAGCGCACAAGCAGGCGCAGCGATGACGGTACGCGCAGCCCATCGAGGCTCTGCCTTCGGAGATTTAAACAACGACGGCAAAATCGATGTCGTGGTCTCCGCCATTGGGAGCCCCGCCGAGCTCCTTTACAACACCTCACCAAACACCAATCATTGGCTGACGATCCAGACTATCGGCGTCAAGAGTAATCGTGACGGTATCGGCACGCAGATCAAGCTCACCTCTGCCTCTGGAGCTGTGCAATACAACGAGGTGACGACGGCCGGAAGTTATGCAAGCTCTTCCGACAAGCGGGTTCACTTCGGCCTCGGCCACGACAAGGTTGTAAAGGAAATTGAACTGCATTGGCCGAGCGGAACCATCCAGGTGCTGCATAACGTGAAGGCTGACCGAATATTGAAAGTGACCGAGGGTGCGTCATGA
- a CDS encoding tetratricopeptide repeat protein, producing the protein MKAFWICVLCIAAVAPVAHADGCIGAETQLKLIADDLGRNAVEAAQNTLAPLTTMYPACPQLTLMRARIAAAQGSTSEAQDLFTRYLAIVPGDAAGMAYFARFLIDQAQYQQADDLSAAALNNEPANPAALAVRGQILDMKGQAQIGLTLLKRSCELDPGNADAQFQLGTLYDRAKRPADAVLTFQKVVDLDPEYAPAWDYLALNLEPLGQEDRADDAYKKGLAVNHEGPHFDAFLDYNYGRFLAKRNQLAESKQHLDRAVDLVPTFRATWYDRAKVNARLGNYAQARTDAEKAASITDQTGGIIDLQIYVLLEQIYRRLGETELAEKYAALTRETPPPVRKGYDQSVSK; encoded by the coding sequence ATGAAGGCATTCTGGATCTGCGTTCTCTGCATCGCGGCTGTTGCGCCAGTTGCTCACGCAGATGGCTGCATCGGGGCAGAGACACAGTTGAAATTGATTGCTGACGATCTCGGGCGTAACGCAGTGGAGGCAGCGCAGAACACACTCGCACCGCTCACGACAATGTATCCAGCATGCCCCCAGCTCACGTTGATGCGTGCGCGGATCGCCGCGGCCCAGGGTTCTACCTCGGAGGCACAGGACCTATTCACGCGCTATCTCGCAATCGTCCCAGGCGATGCCGCCGGCATGGCATACTTTGCGCGTTTCCTGATCGACCAGGCGCAATACCAGCAGGCCGACGATCTCTCCGCCGCAGCGCTCAACAATGAGCCCGCCAATCCTGCGGCTCTCGCCGTGCGTGGGCAGATTCTGGATATGAAGGGGCAGGCACAAATCGGCCTGACACTTTTGAAGAGATCTTGCGAACTGGATCCCGGCAATGCCGACGCCCAGTTCCAGCTCGGGACTTTATATGATCGCGCGAAGCGCCCAGCAGATGCAGTCCTGACCTTTCAGAAGGTCGTCGATCTCGATCCGGAGTACGCGCCTGCGTGGGACTATCTCGCGCTGAATCTCGAGCCGCTTGGCCAGGAGGACCGCGCCGACGACGCCTACAAAAAAGGCCTGGCGGTCAACCACGAAGGACCTCATTTCGATGCGTTTCTCGATTACAACTACGGCCGATTTCTCGCCAAGCGAAACCAGCTCGCCGAAAGCAAGCAGCATCTGGATCGCGCCGTGGACCTCGTTCCCACCTTCCGAGCCACATGGTACGACCGTGCGAAGGTCAACGCACGACTGGGCAACTACGCCCAGGCGCGAACCGACGCCGAAAAGGCCGCCAGTATTACCGACCAGACCGGCGGCATCATCGATCTACAAATCTATGTACTGTTGGAGCAGATTTACCGAAGACTCGGCGAGACGGAACTGGCAGAAAAATACGCCGCATTGACCCGTGAAACGCCGCCGCCAGTGCGCAAGGGCTATGACCAGTCTGTTTCAAAGTGA
- a CDS encoding CRTAC1 family protein, translating to MATGNGKAAPAKPLPPGMKAPVVHYVDIAAQAGLKDVNVSGADKDKQYIIETTGTGVAIIDYDNDGLPDLFVVNGGKLDGSSGAPYHLYHNLGGLKFEDVTTGSGLTHTGWGQGVCAGDADNSGKVDLFVTAWGQNAFFHNLGNGKFRDEAKERGLTTAQRRWSTGCAFVDFNRDGFLDLVVAHYVEFDPAKTPRPGDKSSCQWKGLPVLCGPRGLPAETISLYENDGHGHFSDVSDKMHITTPKNYYGFTPLTGDFDNDGWPDIYVSCDSTANLYYHNLKGKGFEEIGGVSGVAYNEDGREQAGMGVSAGDYNHDGLLDIFKTNFADDTHTLYKNDGNNNFEDATIDTGLAVNTRYLGWGTAFLDFDNDGWPDLIVANGHVYPKVEDGQTGEHFKQRRLLYWNRGDGQFFDLSGAAGPGISDEHSSRGLAIGDLDNDGEQEIVIVNMGEVPTLLKNTALVSGHSLTVRVLTSTGRDAMGARVTLSAGGQKQVDEVRSGGSFMSQSDLRLHFGLGKSSAAELTVRWLSGKTESFPKIEAGQVVTIQEGKGIVHKQPFTNSEK from the coding sequence ATGGCGACAGGCAACGGGAAGGCAGCCCCGGCCAAGCCGTTGCCACCAGGCATGAAAGCTCCTGTCGTTCACTACGTCGACATTGCGGCTCAGGCCGGACTGAAAGACGTCAACGTGTCCGGCGCAGACAAAGATAAACAGTACATTATTGAGACTACGGGCACCGGCGTCGCGATCATCGACTATGACAACGATGGTCTCCCGGACCTGTTTGTAGTCAACGGAGGGAAGCTCGATGGCAGTTCGGGTGCACCGTACCATCTCTACCATAATCTTGGTGGGTTGAAGTTTGAAGATGTGACGACGGGATCTGGATTGACGCACACGGGCTGGGGTCAGGGAGTCTGCGCGGGCGATGCGGACAATAGCGGTAAGGTCGATTTGTTTGTTACAGCGTGGGGGCAGAACGCTTTCTTCCATAATCTGGGTAATGGCAAGTTTCGCGACGAGGCGAAAGAGCGGGGATTGACGACTGCGCAGCGGCGCTGGAGTACGGGTTGCGCTTTTGTGGACTTCAATCGCGACGGCTTTCTCGATCTGGTTGTGGCTCACTATGTCGAATTCGATCCAGCGAAAACTCCGCGGCCGGGAGACAAGTCCAGTTGCCAATGGAAGGGTCTGCCGGTGTTGTGCGGGCCTCGCGGGTTGCCAGCTGAGACGATCTCACTCTACGAGAACGATGGGCATGGTCATTTCAGTGACGTTTCCGACAAGATGCATATAACGACCCCGAAAAATTACTACGGCTTCACCCCCCTGACGGGAGATTTTGATAACGATGGCTGGCCGGATATTTATGTGTCCTGCGACTCGACGGCTAACCTCTATTACCACAATCTGAAAGGGAAGGGCTTTGAAGAGATCGGCGGCGTGTCCGGTGTGGCTTATAACGAAGATGGACGCGAACAGGCTGGCATGGGAGTGAGCGCGGGTGACTATAACCACGATGGTCTGTTGGATATTTTTAAAACCAACTTCGCAGACGACACGCACACTCTCTACAAGAACGACGGCAACAACAACTTCGAAGATGCGACGATCGACACAGGACTTGCAGTCAATACGCGCTATCTGGGGTGGGGAACTGCGTTTCTCGACTTCGATAATGATGGCTGGCCGGACCTGATTGTCGCCAATGGACACGTCTATCCGAAAGTGGAAGACGGACAAACGGGGGAACACTTTAAACAGCGCCGGCTCCTTTACTGGAACCGGGGCGATGGCCAGTTTTTCGATTTGTCCGGTGCAGCCGGTCCGGGAATATCCGACGAGCACTCGTCGCGAGGTCTTGCGATTGGAGACCTCGACAATGACGGCGAGCAGGAGATCGTGATCGTGAATATGGGAGAGGTGCCCACGCTGCTCAAGAATACGGCTCTGGTCAGTGGGCATTCGCTGACGGTACGCGTTCTCACCTCGACAGGCCGAGATGCAATGGGTGCACGCGTTACGTTGAGTGCAGGTGGCCAGAAGCAAGTCGATGAGGTTCGTAGCGGCGGGTCATTTATGTCGCAGAGCGACCTGCGTCTCCACTTCGGCCTGGGTAAGTCTTCAGCGGCAGAGTTGACGGTTCGCTGGCTCAGCGGCAAGACGGAAAGTTTTCCGAAGATCGAGGCTGGACAGGTCGTGACTATTCAAGAAGGCAAGGGCATCGTCCACAAGCAGCCTTTTACGAACTCAGAAAAATAG